The Rhododendron vialii isolate Sample 1 chromosome 3a, ASM3025357v1 nucleotide sequence TTACAAGCAAACGAAGCATTTTAAGGTTTCAATCCAAGGCAGTTTTTGGAACTCTGCAGTTTTAGGTGGAAATATAttttcgaaattattttttcaactaTTGCTAGGAATTAGGAATTTGCTGCGAGTGTTTTGGACCCCAAAAGCTTCCCAGCCCCTTCCCTCTTCATCCCCGTTTGGCAACTCCCCTTTCAATACCTGAGTCGTAAAACCATGGCCAAGTATCCAAGATCTCTCATGCTCCGTTCCgctaatattattattttttaagcacttatttctcattttacaagtcaagtcattctcttacaatacatcacatttaattcaaaatttaaggacttaaaataagtacttatttcccttaaCGGAACAAGGCCTGACAGCACACACACAAATGCTCAACATACCCAGACATGGATGTGCAGCTGAACACCCCAAAATAGGTAGTGGTAAACTCTTTTTTGTCTTATATTCGGTAGTATGTTCGAATATCACAGAGGCTAAACATTCAAAGGAGTTTGACTAAGTGGGCATGAGAAAGTTAATAAGTGTTTGTCTAATATTCGGTCGCATGTTCGAATATCACAGAGGCCAAACATTCTAAATCTGAGGGTCCTAGGAGGATTTGTTCTGTCATTAATTTCAGAGTttcgaaattagtcgaggtgcattCATACTGACCCGGGCATTTAGTTACCGAAAGAACTAAAGCTAGTCTATATTTGAATACGAATCCAATGGAAACAGAGAGGTCCAAACCCAATTCAACTAGGGAAACCAAGCTAGCACAGTTGGTTTGCTTTACCTCCTCTATCGGTGGAGGTTGGAGTTCGAGCCTGCAAGGGGTATGGTTAGGGTTCAGGGTTGTGAACAACTTCTGAACTTCCtattgactaacatactaacatccCGCTAAAATATATAAAGCGTGATACACACAAAAAACCAATTCAACAttccccaaaaaattaaaagtttttccGTTAATGTCCACAACAATTTGACTTGCACGCTTTTCTAATAGTGTGAACACTTCATATCCCATTTTGTTTCTATTGCCACCTCCAATCCTAGATTTAAACATACCATTAATGCTGGTCAAAGAACAGTAAATAAcgatggaaaataattttgacactctatttttttatgatgacattctaaaatttgtcttttaatgtACTTTGCTATTCATAATTTTTATAccaaaagataaattttaaaatgtcatcataaaaaaatagagtgtcaaaatcatttacCAATAACAATATGGTagcaagggttttttttttctcatgagATTTCCAGTGAGTGCAGGGAGAATCCATAACAAGGAAATAAAGCAGCTTTAGTCTGGACTCTTCTGTAACTAAAGTTACATTCAATCACATTTGGATGATTTGAAATACAACCTTTATGATATTCCTTGGAATAACTTGTCACCATCACATAAAGTCCCATGTGGTTCAACATTTCGACTGTCTAGGTCCTTGAGAAGTTTTGTATCCCactttctttgttattttgataatcggatgtccgaACCAGCTCGCGCACATCTCGACTTATAATTTCGGAATCCTCAAATTAACGACTGGGAAAAACCCTCCCATGGCCCAAGATTTGTGGCCTccataaaattcaaacatgcgaCCTTATGAAGGACGAACGCTTGTTAGCTTTCTCATATCCGCCGGACCAAACCTTTTTGGGATGGATTTCGTATCCCTCTTTCTGCATTTGGTTGGTTCCCTGTATCCAGAGTAAAATCTCTCTTATCAAAACTTTATTGTCCCAGAACATATTCTCTCCGGGGGCGTGTTTGGAAttttggatcaaggatttgtgGATAAATTTGCCACTGAAAAAACTGATAAGAAACTTATAGTTGGAAAGACAGTCTCGTGTCACAGCACAGCCTCGTGTCGCAGCACACATTataaatccatgatccaaacacagtcTCATGTCACAGCACACATTACAAATGCCCATGCAATTGAAATGCCCTACTACGCTACGCTACAGCAGACTGATGATAACATAGACTACAAAACGTACGCATTTACGAAATAATCATCTAACCAATTCTGATGAAGCATAGTTTGGCGTAAACATCAACTACGCATACCGGTTTAGAGCTCACAAGTATATATTTGGTATCGCATCATATTTTCCTTTCGGTGTTTTAAACTTGAGTTCAAGTCTCACTACAGTTACAACTTCTCATTGGCCTCTCACAAATTACCGAATTCATGTAATCGAGTATGTATGTCAAAAAACGCGAAATTAAGAACGACACATCCTTGTTTTAGAAAGAGACTATTGACCTAAGATATCCAACCTTCAAAATATCCAATCGCCCGTATAAGTTGCTCGACTCCATCAACAAAAGTAGCCTCACACCCTCTTTGTCTTCTGACTTCATAAAAATCAAGTACCTCTTCCtgaaaaaaatcaatagaaaCTGTCATTTCAACCAAATCTCAGTAAAACCAGAGTTCAAGATTAAGGAAATGACAAGGGTCTTGGCTTTTAGATAGCTAATTCCAAAAAATTGGACTAttgacagcccaaaatagagcCCAACTGAAATCAATGATCAGAAGATTTCAGAAAAAGTTGATTCCTGATGTCGATCTTTAGATTGCTAAATCCCtatgtttgagagagagagagagagagagagatggtgaaaCAAGATGAATGACAAAACAAGATCTTTTTACGTACCTATTTGCTGGCCGGGCGCGTTCCATGAAAATTCCTTGGAGTCATCTCTGTTCTGATTGAATGAACATATTAAGATGGGGAGCCTCACGCAAAGCCCACCCACTCCTGGCAAGTTAGAAAACATTACCGAAACGAGAAGTATGCACAATCATTGGAAGCTCTAATGACTTCATTCGAGTAACAAATTTGCACATGGAACTTGATCAAAAAGTACAACTAAAATGATTTGCACACGGAAGGTAGGGAAGTTGAACATTGCATGACACCCTGCATGAATCTCGCGTCGTTCTCATTCACTGATTTGATTGGTTCACGAAGATGATTGCATGATTATAGTGAATATGTGCATGCATCTGCGTATGATCTATGTTCCGTATACATTATGCAACGAAATAGTATGTGTCGTATACTTGAATAAGTTACCTGCACGAATCTCACATCGTTCTTATTCCTTGATTTGATTGGTTCACGAAGATGATTGCATGATATTATAGTGAATATGTGCGTGCATCAGTGTGTGATCTATGTTCCGTATACATGAATAAGTTATGAGTATCCACTTGGGATCACTAGGTAAGACTCTATATTATGTGTACCGCGCGTTTAGGTAAGCATATAGGCAAATATAGTTTGCCATGGAATTACGAATCAAACTCCCGTATTATGCTTAAATCCTCCATAGAACCTCCTAAATACTATTTTCATGTATTTGGGTCCTTGAAATGAGAATAAGATGGATTCGATGCTTAATTGGCAAGCACATAATTTTGATGAGCCAGAGGCATGTCATCGTAATCAATTTCCATTATTAACCCTGCTTTCGAGGGAACTTGGGacttgttcgtttggggtacTCAAAATTCCTACGCATGatctctaataaattttctctatctatcccTCCACTTATTAATCTTAAAAATCTACCTCAGAGCAACTTTACTAGTCAAGGTAAAGAAGCTTTTTAGCTATATTAGCTCATCAAATTGGGAAAAAGTATCATGCAGCAGCCTCTGTAAACAATTAGGCATAGTTGCTCAATCTACAGTTGTAAGCTACTTGTAGCTAAGGACTGTTCATTaggtatgtgatttttaatattattttctctctcctctctccgaccctctctcttcctctttcttcttttttgaaaaacctGCACTTTGGTGCACtattgaaaaggaaagaaaatatattttaatagaAGATATGTTAAATAGATAatattggtgtagtgttgaaagaaatatgagtaggtaaaatgaaaaatgtgcattgtactcaaaacccaaaacaaattgGCATATCCTAGAGTGAACATTTCATTGCGTCCAAACAGCCACATGGTGTGTGGGCTGGTGTCCTTATTGAAGTGACGGAACTTATAGTAGGGCTTTCAGGCCCATGAAGAGCCCACGTACTCTAACTAAAACACTCCCTCGGTCCTagaattttagtattttatcacAAGATGTGCAATTTTTGAATCGAAAATAAAAAGTAACTTCAGTTTGTTTTACGAAATAGGTGCGGAGAAATTCAAAAAACTATGCACGGAAGTTTCTATCCAAAAATTTACACATATTTTCAATGAACTAAGACAGAGAGAGTAGTGTAGTGTTGACCCACATATTAAAATTAAATCCTTCCGGTCTTGGTAACCCACATATTACTTACGTCatggtgattttgaaaatatgaatcCAACTTTCAAGGTCAACTGACCAAATGAAGCAAGAAAATCATCGAAAGATAAATCTGTAGACATGAAGTAGCTCCTCTTGAGTCTCTCCCTGGTGTTCTGCCTTTTGTGACTCTTCATGGGTTCATTTCAAGATTAAAATCATTCACtatgttttaaaattgtcaaGAACATTTACTCCGTAAAATATTACGTTGGTCGATTCTCATGCAAGAACGTGAGAACTTGGTGTGGTGGTTGATGCCCTTTGAACTTGTCTCACACCTGTATTGCTTAGCGATACTCCTTCCACATTCTCTTAGGAGCTTGTCTCACACCTATATCGCTTAGTCATACCTCTTCCACATTCTCTTAGGAATATGCTACACATCTGTCAagtgacaaaaaacaaaaagaacagaCAAATAGCCCAATAGTCGAGAGATTATTCATTGTCCAAGGGACAGGGACACATGGTGGCCCAACCCCTCTCTCCACCATACATGTGTGGGGTGGGCCAGCCTACACAAATATGGGCCtgaaataatcaaaatggaTAGCCCACCTTGAAGACCGAAAAAGCCCAGTACTATAAGGCCGAAGTTAATTCTCCTTTGTTCGGACAatgttcctttctttttctagttCTTTGCATATCGGAAGCTAGGAGAAAAacttaatgaaactttttcgaaaAAAAGTTAACTGTGACCGGTTataattgaaaatgaatctcagccattgattaCGCGAATGGACACCTGAGATTGCGGCGCTTCGTAAACACCTTGTTCACGGAGCGGCCGTGAAAAGCTAAGCTAgtagaggggaaaaaaagattTCTCCAAGTCCAAGTTAGATAATAAATGCGGCTGCAATTTTTGTGGGTGCACAGTAGAGATACAAAACCAATATTCGCTTCGCTTTTGGCACAGCACTCCCCAATTATATttgaaatttacaaaaaaaaaaaagaaaaaaccaaagaatGCAGTATTTTTTAAATACGTGTAATTATAGAACATTTTTCATCTCAAAATTCCAAACAATTTTTATTATGTTCCCCAGGTCTACTTAAGTTATTCATGTTTTCTTTCCCCCAACAAACTCTGTACTATAATAAAGCACAATATATGCACAGTCGATACGAATGGGAGAAAAGAGAGAGTTGCCCTGCATAGTCATGTTACGACTAACACCTGAGCATCGCGCATATGAATGAAAAGTCGATAGATGCACAAGTCAAATGTTATGGACTTGATTTTAGAGAATATAGTGGTCCTCACACCCATAAACATAGACAATGGGAACAGAATAATTTAGGCTTTTATAGCAACAATTAGATGGAGGCTAGCTTGCTAGCTCATCTAAAGGAAGCTAGGGATTTGgaagtggagtttggtttgcAAATTGCATTGAACAATCCCATCAAATGTACTTCTCTTGTTCCTTTCTTGAATTATTATTAGAAggcactacgcatcccggttgcaaggggatggcagttgtgtgatttaagTGAAAACTCTGGGCACTTAACCAGaaagtgggaggatgcactacagcctttagATCAagtgaatctaagccgttccaacaacttgtccccacacccttttgttttataatagagatggtTATATATTGCACCCACTCTTTAACtagaaaccaaaaccaaaaaaaaaaaattaaaggaaaaaaaaaaacctaaaaaccTACTAAGAATATAAAAAAGTGCAACTTGAGTTCGGCATACTACATGAATATTGCACCCACTCTTCCATCGTATTCGTTTTTCTCTTGGATACAaatagaaagcaaaaaaaatattattggaCATACCGCAAAATTTTCAACTCTCTATCCGTAGATAACTACTCACCACCTTCAAAGGTTTCTTTTTAAGGAATGTTCTTAATTTACAAGAAGAACGGAATCCGATTCTTCAGAAAGTTTAATTTTCCGCTCTGAGAGTAGATAACAATAACTTGATTAATTTTAGGTTTTTCTTCACGGGATTGTTCTTCGCTAGACCACGGAAATTCAATCCACACTCATAAAAATAGCAAAAGTTTAAATTCAATCCACACTCACAAAAATAGCAAAAGTTTATGgcctactccctctgtcccaatttaagtATCCACTTCGGTTctgcgtgtcattttcaattgcttatatctctcaatgtatattgctaaaaatatgcaatatgaatcttatttgatagatctcaatatATGTTAAGAGATATAAGCTATTGAAATAGCATGCAGAATTGTAATGGatatttaaattgggacggagggagtataatctagttaattcatttttaagtttttttatttcCCACTTATAGTTCTTCCATGGAGCATGGAAATTCCATTCGCAAAATACCAATCGAGATTAAatcatctttgtttttttctttgtggGGAATTTTTGTGTCCTTGTCTTTTGACAATAAGTACGGTCTAGTGATTTGGCGTCCATCCAATTCGCATATAAAAAACCTATTATTACAGGTACTAGCTTTTCCTCCCCCAAATGTTCCTCTTTGGGAAATTTACAAAGACAACTTTatgggaaaatgaaaaaattccAAAGGGTTTAACTTTAACCAAGTAGGCATGAGAAAGCAGTAAGTGTTTGTCCTTCGTGATCGAGGTCGTATGTTTGAATCTCACGGAAGCTAAACATTCTAAACCTTGAGGCTACTGAAGGCCGGCCTAGAATTTGTCCAGTTGCCTGCAAGCTGGTCCGAATATTGAactttaaaaatgtgaaaaagttgttggggtttgaactttgaatagCTAGCTAGGAACTTCAAAGGTGGAATCCAATTCCCCTATTATAACGGTATTGCTGGGTGCCGTGCATTATTAATGTAtggtaaaaaatgaaaagtttagATCTTTTGATTGGTTGGGCTTGAGATTGACAAAATAAAGTTTGTGCTCTAAAAATTGGAACCCAAGGTAGGTcctgtatttattttttagatgaattcgatgacacacacacacacacatatatatatatatatatatatatatatatatgtcaatACTCTTTGATTCGCTCTAATTTTCAAGAGATTGGTCGAGGTGCATGggcataaaaaaacaaaaagttttttttacaataatacaactgtgaaaagaaaaatagatatTTTGGATTAGCGAGAGTTAGATCGTAGACAGTGTTAGTAAACGGGAAACAAAAATCCAGGAATTTTTTTCGTCAGAAGTACTGATGCTATAGATATCTTCGGGGTGAGTTAGATATACATCTGGGTTCGTAGCACCACCGTGGAATAAACTTTTGCCGTAAGCAGAGAACAAAAAAGgcgtttttcttttgatacctTTGAATTTGCTTGAATTGAtttaagtaatacatttttttgACTCGTAGGACCCCCAAAACCCACCTGATTATTCCTTGGTCACCATCAGATGCTAATATCTACAAAGGAATTAAGCTTTTATTAGTCTCCTCGTAGCATGATTATTCAGTTCTAATTTTTCCTCCTGATCATAACATCATCAACAGGTTTAATGAAGgataaactatagttaaccccctctaactaagcctcgcgtgcactttgccccctctaactttttttttttttgggtactcaACCctctctaactaactgaaaatcaaacggtcataacttcaaacagtcataacttcttcgtccgaaatcgaaaacatgcaattatatatcgatttcgaggtcttgaagttagctttctaatgacaccaaaatcacatcatgATTCAAagcacagaaagttatgatcaaaagagtaagggctggtagacagaaagaccgttttgatcataactttctgtgtgctttgaatcgtgatgtgattttggtgtcattggaaagctgacttcaagacctcgaaatcgatatataatttgcatgttttcgatttcagaTGAAAAAGTTATAACCATTTGAATTTCAGTTAATTAGAAGGGGTTgagtgtaaaaaaaaagttagagggggcaaagtgcacgtgaggcttagttagagggtattaactatagtttaccctttAATGAATTTCAACATTGagtttatacttcctccgtccctacACAGGTGTTCAGCCCGCAAACCTAcacttttaaaaagaaaatgttttagATATAGATATTGGGACTCTGATATTGGGACACAGAGTCTAGCCCGTTTGATGGGACTAGGTCACTTGTACCGAAATCACTCTGTATTTCTATTCCCATGCAGGTTTCATCTTAGGATCACACAATAGTTTCTTCTTCGTAAATATCTTAGTGCAATCTCGTGGTCAAAATTGCACGTGAAATGTGGTATATGGGAAGTTTGGAACTAGTAATTTCACTTGCCATTTGATACACCTGAGTCCCCACGATTCCTTGCAAGAAAatgctttgaagtttgaacataaATGTCCAAACATAGATGTGTTCGCATATGTCCGAGACGTGCAAATTTCATGTCTATGGCACTCTCCCCACGCACTCACCTCACGGCGTCTGTCCTCGAGGATCTCCAACTGTGTGTCACCATCTACCCTTGTAACCAATTGGCCCTTCTGTAAgttacagcccctttggataGAGCAATtttatgagaaaagaaaaaaaggatcgtgatttctagccaaatcacccatttgaattgaattttttggtgagaaatgaagGGACAAGTAcaacaataaaatattttgattggaatggtgagatttggtgagaaagacCTCTCATTTTTTATCTCACCATTTCTCACCGTTAACAACAAATTAATgggtttttagaatttttgccCCGATAAAACAGTTTCTCTcccccaattttttatttatttattatcacACTCCCACACTGAATTCACATCCTAGTGAATGGAAATATCTTCTGGtttctaaatttttaaaaatttgatttAATTATTGAAATCCCTTTCGATAATGCAAGTGTCTAGACCAGCTTACGGTACACCTTAACTAATTATGTGACCACTCCCACGGTCCACTTGTAGATATCCCGATTAAAGCGATACTGCATATAATTGGCCTTTCTCAGTATCGATATTTATCTTCTCATTCTCTTTTCCCTATTCAACCACGTTTCTTGGAATCCGAAAGATTTCAAATCTGCGGTGCTGTCAGATTGTTCTCGTAAATCAAATGAGCTTTTTTCTACTAAAAATACCCACTTTTCTGGAAGCAACTTCAGCGAAGGAGAATGAATCACAGAAAAGAACACTTCAAATTATTACTCCATTGGGTTTGTGAAGCCGCTTTGGATTTCGCTTCCCTGACTACAGGGGCAGCTCCCACGGCGGAGGTTTAATGGCAGTGCCTCCAAATCCCGCCGTGGAAACTTGTGTGATTCAAGTCTCCATAGTCTCTTATTGGAGCTAAATATACCTTTAACACCACTCATGCGTAGTGGAACCGTAGCTTCGGCCCCGATATAGGTGCCGTGAGGTTCCCTACAGATAGTGGATTGGTCTGATGAGACAATACTCCCTGACGGAAGTGACGGGGGTATCATACTTGCGCTTCTAGTTTGTGTACCAAAAAAAGTGTATGTTGTGGTTTGGCCAATTTCTCATCACTTTTTATCATTTAGTATTAGAATTCTTAATTGATTTCAGTGGCTAAGTGATTTTCAATGGATTAGAAGATAGGAATAATAGAAGATAGATTTGCTGGGGTTGTGAATAAATGCCAGTATCTCCACATGTGTATCATTAAGCTCAAGATGCCAAAACCATATTCTTTACTCTCTGAATAATTGAGAGCTTTAGGAATCATAGTTCAATGACTCATATCCCTTTGTTAATGAATTGTCTTACATCCTTTTTTATTCAACTCATGTGGAATCATGTGTTTCACgtacggattttttttttccttttttttattctacaaaaatgaagggaaaCATGTTTTGTGGTAATGATATAGGAGTCAATTTCTCTTTTAAGCATACTCGATTAGAATACtcaaatgatttatttaatagGCAAATAGTCAAACCTTCTCGCCCGGTCCTTTCTTTAGCCCCATGCGATAAATGTGAACTAGCAGATTCCAGAAAACATGTGAACCTACATATTTTCTTGTACCAAACGATTCGAGATTGCAACTCCGGCAACGTAAGTGGTGAGTCTCAAGCCTTGactaggccaacccctttgGTTTTCTATTACTAACTATGTATCTTAAATATGCTTATCAAGAAAAATACTATGTATAGCATATAAGAGAGGAACGAGCCCATGCTATAAATGTGAACGAGCTGATTCTAGGAAACATGTGGGACCACATATTGTACCAAAGATTCGAGATTGCAACTCTGGCATCGTAAGTACTGTGTCTCAAGCCTTGACTAAGCCAACCCCTTGGGTTTCTGTTACTAACTATGTATCTTAATTAtgcttaacaagaaaaaaaaaacaaaaaactatgtATCTTAAATATGAAGCCTTGTAGCATATAAGAGAGGAATGTTCTCTAACGGACTTTTGAATTCCAAAGCTGTTTTTCTTATCAACATAATCTGCGTcatccttcttttccttttcccttgaTTCCACGTGTATTCTGCGCGGATGGTACTTCCAATAGTTGCTGTTTTGGCTGGGTGAATAAAGGCAGAACTGATCACCTTAATTTCTACTTCCTGTTTTCACTCTGTAAAATGAGCTACTACCAGCTTAACTGCCAAGAAAAATATCAGAAAACAAATGAGTTGGCCTGCGATTGTGCTAAAGAATGCACTAGGAATGGAGGGAATACAAAAGGAAATTCCCAGTTCTTTAGTAATCATCAGCAGCCATTTCACATGGGTATTTGGATTCAGCCACCGGAAGTGGAGGGACAATCACAAGAACATAGCCTATGGCAAGGTAGTTCATCCGGTACAAATGTGAGTTGTATCGGATCACCAGTTCCGGCCTTCTATGCAACCGAAAGGTATatggaatttccacagtattcaTATCAATCTGGAAATCCCAATTTTTCCTCCCTAATGCCAAGAATTTGTGACTTGCAAAACACATCTTCTCGATCTTCGGAGGGTAGCTTTGGTTCTGAAACACTGGAATTTCAAACGAAAAGTCCTCAGGAATCAGTTCTGAAGTCCCAGTTTCGTAGCAATCACAAACATGATTCCAATGAAAGGTTCCGTGAAATTCCAAGAAACGACTTTCGGGAGGGAGAACTGATTTCGCGGCTGAAAAGGGAGTTGCTGGATGATATTGATACTTCAAATCCTTGCCAGGCTTCATTTCCTTTTGAGGCAAATCAAGATCCTAGGGCAAGTCTTTTTAATAACTCGAGCCTCAATCCATTAAGTCctctcttctttgttttgtttttttttcttttttcttttttcttttttcaagttaaggaagaaaaagaggatTCTTCTCACCATGGTTGGTATCATATATTCAGGTGCATGACCACAACTTGTATATTTCTCAACTTGAACACGTGAGGAATTCTGCTGGAATTTCTGGACGTGTTTCAGTTAACGCTGGGAATTCTGTTTCCTCTGGAGCATCTACCTTCTCGGGTAAAACTAGAATCCGGTGGACTCAAGATCTTCACGACCGGTTTGTCAAATGTGTGAATCATCTTGGTGGAGCAGAAAGTAAGCAATTACACCTTAGCCTCTGATGGAGATTTATAAAGAGCCTTTTtacttaattattttatccCTTTTTCAATCAATATTTGGTAGAGGCAACACCGAAGGCAATACTGAAGCTAATGGCCTCGGAGGGGTTGACCATCTTGCACATAAAGAGTCATCTACAGGTGGGTACTAGTAACAACCCAAATCAACTTATTTTATGGTAACGATGGAATTTTTTTCTATATTATTGTCTGCCATACCAAACATCATCAAATCGATTTGAGAAACGTCTGAAACAAGCGAGTGTGAAATTAATTTGTCGTTCCAGCAGTTTATGGTATCTTGACTTTTTTGGAAA carries:
- the LOC131319356 gene encoding myb family transcription factor PHL5, with amino-acid sequence MSYYQLNCQEKYQKTNELACDCAKECTRNGGNTKGNSQFFSNHQQPFHMGIWIQPPEVEGQSQEHSLWQGSSSGTNVSCIGSPVPAFYATERYMEFPQYSYQSGNPNFSSLMPRICDLQNTSSRSSEGSFGSETLEFQTKSPQESVLKSQFRSNHKHDSNERFREIPRNDFREGELISRLKRELLDDIDTSNPCQASFPFEANQDPRVHDHNLYISQLEHVRNSAGISGRVSVNAGNSVSSGASTFSGKTRIRWTQDLHDRFVKCVNHLGGAEKATPKAILKLMASEGLTILHIKSHLQKYRTAKYMPEFAEGKFEKKSPPTNDASGMQIKEALHLQLDVQRRLHEQLEIQRNLQLRIEEQGRQLKMMFDQQQQTTRSLFETHNSNNALPHDLQIPIYDGCEYSHLASKIS